Proteins found in one Paenibacillus sp. FSL R10-2782 genomic segment:
- the yycH gene encoding two-component system activity regulator YycH translates to MRERLKSWALILLVASSLVQSYFLIYRLPGSDSVLTSETNYVKTESMGQEKKIEKLVFPDKMLIHQGQNKHTVFYPGVAFYDLIFTRLESRSFNSFQRRSIQSADWARIRSENEGMELSFSGGVPVSLLERVMRLTPDSVFQGETINRIWIYIDEKNAKPHALFFSARGDVVYEANQFDMTMEDIRQHVNFAKNAPLYELVDNQYYIPADNLETVQPVVYAGLFTTEQMQRNLFFDPGITRNIQEKDGSQIYTDSKRSLQIKQEQRWMSYTDPSAPGAGGSSSVRDVLAAVDFVNQHGGWDASYQLKMRSSDESRTNVLFQQYYGSYPVLDTPSFRFGTILLEIQQETASVYDRSLLYLKGGEQSSKKVMLPGGETLKKQLEAVAKGITIRDLTPVYQPELINDGLKLVPEWRVTLGDGSVAEIHAVAVTATTSSTAQTQQSQAVKK, encoded by the coding sequence GTGAGGGAACGTTTGAAGTCATGGGCGCTTATTTTGCTGGTTGCTTCCAGCCTTGTACAGAGTTATTTTCTGATTTACCGTCTTCCAGGCAGTGATTCTGTACTTACCTCGGAGACGAACTATGTCAAAACCGAGAGTATGGGACAGGAGAAAAAGATTGAAAAGCTCGTGTTTCCTGATAAAATGCTAATTCACCAAGGGCAAAACAAGCATACCGTTTTTTATCCGGGCGTTGCTTTCTACGATTTGATTTTTACACGGCTGGAGAGCCGGAGCTTTAACAGCTTTCAACGTCGCAGTATCCAGTCGGCAGATTGGGCGCGGATTCGCAGCGAGAATGAGGGCATGGAATTATCCTTTTCAGGCGGTGTCCCGGTTTCATTACTGGAGCGAGTTATGCGTCTGACGCCGGATTCTGTGTTTCAGGGAGAGACGATTAATCGTATCTGGATCTATATAGATGAGAAAAATGCCAAGCCGCACGCCCTCTTTTTCAGTGCCAGAGGCGATGTAGTGTATGAGGCGAATCAGTTTGATATGACGATGGAGGATATCCGGCAGCATGTGAATTTCGCTAAAAATGCCCCGTTGTACGAGCTGGTGGATAATCAGTATTACATTCCGGCAGATAACCTGGAGACGGTGCAGCCCGTGGTATATGCCGGGTTGTTCACGACAGAGCAGATGCAGCGGAATTTGTTTTTCGATCCGGGGATTACGCGTAATATTCAGGAGAAGGACGGTTCCCAAATTTACACGGACAGCAAGCGCAGTCTGCAAATTAAGCAGGAGCAGCGTTGGATGAGCTATACCGATCCGAGTGCACCGGGGGCGGGCGGAAGCAGTTCGGTGAGGGATGTACTGGCGGCGGTTGATTTTGTGAATCAGCATGGCGGTTGGGATGCTTCGTATCAGTTGAAAATGAGAAGCAGCGACGAGAGCCGTACCAATGTGCTATTCCAGCAGTATTACGGATCTTATCCGGTACTGGATACGCCATCCTTCCGGTTTGGCACGATTTTGTTGGAAATCCAGCAGGAAACGGCATCCGTCTATGATCGTTCGCTGTTGTATCTCAAGGGCGGCGAGCAATCCTCGAAGAAGGTTATGCTTCCGGGTGGCGAAACCTTGAAGAAGCAGCTCGAAGCTGTAGCTAAAGGGATAACGATTAGAGATCTGACCCCTGTATATCAGCCGGAGCTGATCAATGATGGGTTAAAGCTCGTTCCCGAGTGGCGTGTTACGTTGGGCGACGGTTCTGTGGCAGAGATTCACGCTGTGGCCGTAACAGCGACAACGTCGAGTACAGCGCAAACGCAGCAATCTCAGGCGGTAAAGAAGTGA